In Aegilops tauschii subsp. strangulata cultivar AL8/78 chromosome 3, Aet v6.0, whole genome shotgun sequence, one genomic interval encodes:
- the LOC109736954 gene encoding zinc finger CCCH domain-containing protein 12 isoform X1: protein MVINTGVRGQTHHQTIQDMKVEGIWQQMAMSSGATMQSGPYPVRPGEPDCTYYLRTGLCRFGMSCRFNHPQDRNTAIASARMKGEYPERVGQPECQYYLKTGTCKFGPTCKFHHPREKAGIAGMVQLNTLGYPLRPNERECAYYLKTGQCKYGNTCKFNHPEIFNAVASSRGSPIYPPVHNSGSTGPHSYTGTMASWTYPRGSFIPSPRWQSPSNYTPMIVPQGLVQVPNWNSYPGQMVPVSSPESRLQSPGAQQYYGTSRQGEASAGNQGMQSPYRSSSFPAPQYALQRENVFPERPDQPECIYYIKTGDCKFGAVCKFHHPRVRSQPPPDCILSPMGLPLRPGEELCKFYSRYGICKFGVNCKFDHPMAAPMGVYAYGYSASASPNAPMGRRLLESPSGSAYAS, encoded by the exons ATGGTTATAAATACCGGGGTCCGTGGGCAAACTCATCATCAGACGATTCAAGACATGAAAGTCG AGGGAATATGGCAGCAGATGGCCATGAGCAGCGGCGCCACTATGCAATCTGGGCCATATCCTGTGCGGCCAGGGGAACCGGACTGCACCTACTACCTCAGGACTGGATTGTGCAGGTTCGGCATGAGCTGCAGGTTCAATCACCCTCAGGACAGGAATACG GCTATTGCCTCTGCCAGAATGAAAGGAGAATATCCTGAGAGGGTGGGACAACCTGAATGTCAG TACTATCTGAAGACTGGAACATGCAAGTTTGGGCCTACGTGCAAATTCCATCACCCTAGAGAAAAGGCTGGAATCGCAGGAATGGTGCAGCTAAACACATTGGGATATCCACTTCGACCG AATGAAAGGGAGTGTGCATACTACTTAAAAACGGGACAGTGTAAATATGGGAATACATGTAAATTTAACCATCCAGAAATTTTCAATGCGGTGGCTTCTTCACGTGGTTCCCCTATTTATCCTCCTGTACATAACTCTGGAAGCACCGGTCCACATTCCTATACTGGAACAATGGCAAGCTGGACTTATCCAAGAGGTTCTTTCATTCCAAGCCCTAGATGGCAAAGTCCTTCAAACTATACACCGATGATTGTACCACAGGGTCTTGTTCAAGTACCAAACTGGAACTCATATCCT GGCCAAATGGTACCTGTTTCATCTCCTGAGAGTCGACTACAGTCTCCAGGGGCTCAACAATACTATGGAACTTCTCGACAAGGTGAAGCCAGTGCAGGAAATCAGGGAATGCAATCACCCTACAGATCCAGTTCGTTTCCTGCACCTCAGTATGCACTGCAGAGAGAGAATGTATTTCCTGAGAGACCTGATCAGCCAGAATGCATATACTACATAAAGACTGGAGATTGTAAATTTGGTGCGGTTTGCAAATTCCATCATCCCCGGGTGCGCTCACAGCCTCCCCCAGACTGTATCTTGAGCCCAATGGGTCTTCCATTACGCCCA GGCGAAGAGCTCTGCAAGTTCTACTCTCGCTATGGCATCTGCAAGTTCGGCGTAAACTGCAAGTTCGACCATCCAATGGCGGCTCCGATGGGGGTCTACGCGTACGGCTACTCTGCCTCGGCGTCGCCCAACGCGCCCATGGGTCGGCGTCTCCTGGAGTCCCCCTCCGGGTCTGCGTACGCCTCCTAA
- the LOC109736954 gene encoding zinc finger CCCH domain-containing protein 12 isoform X2: protein MDEAGRASAPAVVTVTASAAAPSPPPPPPPATATAAAADPPSPDPDALYEEGIWQQMAMSSGATMQSGPYPVRPGEPDCTYYLRTGLCRFGMSCRFNHPQDRNTAIASARMKGEYPERVGQPECQYYLKTGTCKFGPTCKFHHPREKAGIAGMVQLNTLGYPLRPNERECAYYLKTGQCKYGNTCKFNHPEIFNAVASSRGSPIYPPVHNSGSTGPHSYTGTMASWTYPRGSFIPSPRWQSPSNYTPMIVPQGLVQVPNWNSYPGQMVPVSSPESRLQSPGAQQYYGTSRQGEASAGNQGMQSPYRSSSFPAPQYALQRENVFPERPDQPECIYYIKTGDCKFGAVCKFHHPRVRSQPPPDCILSPMGLPLRPGEELCKFYSRYGICKFGVNCKFDHPMAAPMGVYAYGYSASASPNAPMGRRLLESPSGSAYAS, encoded by the exons ATGGACGAAGCCGGAAGGGCCTCCGCTCCCGCGGTGGTGACGGTCAcggcctccgccgccgccccctcgcctcctcctcccccgcccCCCGCCACGGCCACCGCCGCGGCCGCCGACCCGCCATCGCCCGACCCGGACGCTCTCTATGAAG AGGGAATATGGCAGCAGATGGCCATGAGCAGCGGCGCCACTATGCAATCTGGGCCATATCCTGTGCGGCCAGGGGAACCGGACTGCACCTACTACCTCAGGACTGGATTGTGCAGGTTCGGCATGAGCTGCAGGTTCAATCACCCTCAGGACAGGAATACG GCTATTGCCTCTGCCAGAATGAAAGGAGAATATCCTGAGAGGGTGGGACAACCTGAATGTCAG TACTATCTGAAGACTGGAACATGCAAGTTTGGGCCTACGTGCAAATTCCATCACCCTAGAGAAAAGGCTGGAATCGCAGGAATGGTGCAGCTAAACACATTGGGATATCCACTTCGACCG AATGAAAGGGAGTGTGCATACTACTTAAAAACGGGACAGTGTAAATATGGGAATACATGTAAATTTAACCATCCAGAAATTTTCAATGCGGTGGCTTCTTCACGTGGTTCCCCTATTTATCCTCCTGTACATAACTCTGGAAGCACCGGTCCACATTCCTATACTGGAACAATGGCAAGCTGGACTTATCCAAGAGGTTCTTTCATTCCAAGCCCTAGATGGCAAAGTCCTTCAAACTATACACCGATGATTGTACCACAGGGTCTTGTTCAAGTACCAAACTGGAACTCATATCCT GGCCAAATGGTACCTGTTTCATCTCCTGAGAGTCGACTACAGTCTCCAGGGGCTCAACAATACTATGGAACTTCTCGACAAGGTGAAGCCAGTGCAGGAAATCAGGGAATGCAATCACCCTACAGATCCAGTTCGTTTCCTGCACCTCAGTATGCACTGCAGAGAGAGAATGTATTTCCTGAGAGACCTGATCAGCCAGAATGCATATACTACATAAAGACTGGAGATTGTAAATTTGGTGCGGTTTGCAAATTCCATCATCCCCGGGTGCGCTCACAGCCTCCCCCAGACTGTATCTTGAGCCCAATGGGTCTTCCATTACGCCCA GGCGAAGAGCTCTGCAAGTTCTACTCTCGCTATGGCATCTGCAAGTTCGGCGTAAACTGCAAGTTCGACCATCCAATGGCGGCTCCGATGGGGGTCTACGCGTACGGCTACTCTGCCTCGGCGTCGCCCAACGCGCCCATGGGTCGGCGTCTCCTGGAGTCCCCCTCCGGGTCTGCGTACGCCTCCTAA